From the genome of Jannaschia sp. S6380:
CGCGCTTTCCGCAGCACCTGACCCCGTTCGCCGCGACCGAGGCGCCGTTGCAGGACGACTACGTCGATTGCTGGGCCGATCTGCCCAAGCTGTTCGACGGTACGCTGGGGCGCAAGTGATTCTGGCGAGCTATCCCGACGGTCGCGACGGGTCCGCGCGGATCGTGGCACCCAATCGGGCGACCGCCCGGCCGGTCGGCGCATCCTTCGCCGACATGATCGACGGGCATCCCATGACGGCGGGCGATCCGGCGCCGTTCGACATCGCGCGCTGCGCGGCTCCCCTGCCCCGTGCGCGGCAATTCCTGGACGGCTCGGCCTATGTGAACCATGTCGAGCTGGTCCGACGCGCGCGTGGGGCCCAGATGCCGGCAAGCTTCTGGACCGATCCGCTGATGTATCAGGGTTGTGCCGATCCGTTCCTGGGGCCGACCGATCCGATCCGAAGCGATCCCGCCTGGGGAACCGACTTCGAGGCGGAGATCGCCGTGATAACAGGCGAAGTGCCCGCGGGGGCGGATGTCGAGACCAGTCGCGCGGCCATCCGATATCTCGTCCTTCTGAACGACATTTCGCTGCGTGACCTGATCCCGGCCGAACTCGCCAAGGGCTTCGGTTTCGTCCAATCCAAGCCGCCCTCGTCCCTGTCTCCGCTGGTGCGCAGCGTCGACGACATGCCGGGTTGGGACGGCGACCGACTGCATGTCACGATGTGTGTCGACCGGAACGGCGCGCCTTTCGGGCGGCTTGACGCGGGAGCCGACATGACGTTCGGCTTCCCGCAACTGATCGCCCATGCCGCAAGGACCCGCCCCCTGCCCGCCGGCACGGTGATCGGGTCGGGCACGGTGTCCAACAAGCTGGATGGCGGGCCGGGCCGGACGGTCGACGATGGCGGCGCGGGTTATGCCTGTATCGCCGAACAGCGGATGGTCGAGACGATCCGCGACGGACAGG
Proteins encoded in this window:
- a CDS encoding fumarylacetoacetate hydrolase family protein, with the translated sequence MILASYPDGRDGSARIVAPNRATARPVGASFADMIDGHPMTAGDPAPFDIARCAAPLPRARQFLDGSAYVNHVELVRRARGAQMPASFWTDPLMYQGCADPFLGPTDPIRSDPAWGTDFEAEIAVITGEVPAGADVETSRAAIRYLVLLNDISLRDLIPAELAKGFGFVQSKPPSSLSPLVRSVDDMPGWDGDRLHVTMCVDRNGAPFGRLDAGADMTFGFPQLIAHAARTRPLPAGTVIGSGTVSNKLDGGPGRTVDDGGAGYACIAEQRMVETIRDGQARTPWLQPGDRVRIWAEADGQDLFGAIEQEVIE